The Pseudodesulfovibrio sediminis genome includes the window CGGGGAGCTTCGCCGCCGTCACCGCCTCGACCCACGAATATGAGGGCGCGTGCGCCGAGCATGGCCGCGTTGTTCCAGTTCTTGCCGGAATCCATGTCCATGAGCACCACGGAGCCGAGGACGTCCAGACCGTTGAAGTCGGCGATCCGGCCCTGGGCCACGTAAATAAGCGGTCCGTCGATGCCTGGCGGGGCGATGGCGCCCGGTGACAGCGCATTGGCCCGGAGCTGCTTGAGGTGCACGGTCCGGTTGGTGTCCTGTATGGCCAGCTGCGCGCCTTCCTGTATGACCACAGGGAGATGAAATGTCTGGCGGCCGATGGTGCTGCCGGGCAGGAGGCTTCGCAACTCCGCTTCCACCAGGTCCGCGGCCTTGTGCGCACCGGGACTGCCGATGGACCGGTCGCCAAGGTTCGCAAGGGTGTGCAGAAACTCCGCTCCGTCTGCCAGAGCAGGGGTCCCCATCGCACAGATCAGGGCGATGAGGAGAGCGCCGAACAGGCCGCGCCTGATCATCTACGCGCCCGCCTGTCCGTTTTTCCGGCCGGTGAGTTTGTCGCCGATGCCGCCAATGGTGATGTCCAGTTCGTCTCGTCTCTCGACCCTGTCCACCATGCCGTCACGGACCCATATCACGCGGTCGGACACATTGAGCATCTTGTAGTCATGGGTCGCGGAGATGATGGTCACTCCCCGTTCCTGAGAGAGCATCTGCAACAGCTCGATGATTTCCTCGCCGGTGGTGAGGTCCAGGTTGCCCGTGGGTTCGTCGGCCAGGACAATGGAAGGATCGTTGGCCAGGGAACGGGCCACGGCCACGCGCTGCTGCTGGCCGCCGGAAAGCTCCAGCGGCTTGTGCTGGAACCGCTCGCCGAGACCGACCAGCTTGAGCAGTTCGATGCCTTTGTCCTGCGCGTCATCCGCATGCATGCCGGCAAAGGTCATGGGCAGGGTCACGTTCTCCAGCGCGGTCATGACCGGAATAAGGTTGAAGGTCTGAAAGATGTAGCCGATCTTGCGGTTTCTGAGCCAGGCCAGTTCAAAGGCGTCCAGTTGGGAGATATCCACCTCGTCGATGAACACCTTGCCTTCCGTGGGCTTGTCCAGCCCGCCGATCATGTTGAACAGGGTCGACTTGCCGGAGCCGGACGGCCCCATGATGGAGACGTATTCCCCGGCATAGATTTCCAGGTCCACCCCTTTGAGCGCTTCCAGTTCCACCTTGCCCATGGTGAAGGTTTTTTTGACGCCGATGACGCGGACGATGGTTCTTTTATCTTCTGTCATGAATATCCTTAGTGTTCCGCTCGAATGGCGTTGATCGGTTCCATGCGTGCCGCCAGCCAGGCTGGATAGAAGACGCCGATGAGGCTTAAAAGGCATCCCGCCAGAATGGCCAGCCCCACCGAACCGAGCATGGACAGGAGCGACAGATCGCCCAGTGAGCCAAAGCCGAATCGGATGCCGCCTGCCAGCAGCGAGAAGAAACAGCCGAGCAGTGCGCCTGCCGAGGCCCCGGCCAGCCCCTGCATGGTCGCTTCCAGCAGAAAGAGCCGCAAAATCATGGAGTCGAGCGCACCCAGACACTTCATGACCCCGATTTCGGAGAAGCGTTCGGTCACGGACATGAGCTGGGCGTTAATGATGCCCACGGTGCAGACCAGCAGGGAGAGGATGACAATCCACCGCTCCTTGGCCGACATGGCCACGACCCCCTGCGCAAGGTCCACGTCATAGCCCGCCTGCGAGAGTGCGCGTGCAGCTTCGCGTCCGCCGTGCTGGAGCATGCCGGTGGCAATATCCAGATTCACCAGTACGAAACTGAGGAACGACACCGCCAGCACCAGACTGGAGATGGTGATCATGGATCGGAAAAAGCGCACCTTCAGACTCTTGAAACTGATCGCAAGAGAGGTGGAAAAAGGCAGGGAGATAAGGCGTTCAACCTGCTTGGCGGATGTGTTCATCAACGTTCCTCACCGGGTTCAAAAAAAACTTTTGCTACTTCTATCATGGTATGTCTAAGTGATAATCATTACAAGTTAAAATAGGGGGTAATGGTAGTATTTTACCAAAAGTACATATATTATAAAAAGTATCGAAGGGGTTCGGATTTTATCGGGATGCGCCCTTGATGACAACCAGTGTGATGTCATCCTCCTGATTGCCGTCGCCTGCAAAGGCCATGACCTCGTCACACAGGGCTGTCATTATTTCTTCAGCGTTCTTGCGGTGATGTGCGCGGATACTGGCCTTGACGCGGCCTGAACCGAACATGACGCCATCGGCATTGCGCGCTTCCCATGCTCCGTCTGTGCCTATGAGAATGACCTGCCCCTTGTCCGGGAAATCCATGGTGTGTTCGCTGAACTGCCAGTCCTCAACCACGCCCAGGGGGATGTTCTCGCCCATCAGTTGGGAGAACGTGTCTGTTTCGGGATCGTAGACCAGCGGCGGCTGTTGCCCTGCGTTGACCCAGGTCGCGGTCTGCGTTGCCTGGTTCAGGCTCATGAAGAAA containing:
- a CDS encoding ABC transporter ATP-binding protein; the protein is MTEDKRTIVRVIGVKKTFTMGKVELEALKGVDLEIYAGEYVSIMGPSGSGKSTLFNMIGGLDKPTEGKVFIDEVDISQLDAFELAWLRNRKIGYIFQTFNLIPVMTALENVTLPMTFAGMHADDAQDKGIELLKLVGLGERFQHKPLELSGGQQQRVAVARSLANDPSIVLADEPTGNLDLTTGEEIIELLQMLSQERGVTIISATHDYKMLNVSDRVIWVRDGMVDRVERRDELDITIGGIGDKLTGRKNGQAGA
- a CDS encoding ABC transporter permease codes for the protein MNTSAKQVERLISLPFSTSLAISFKSLKVRFFRSMITISSLVLAVSFLSFVLVNLDIATGMLQHGGREAARALSQAGYDVDLAQGVVAMSAKERWIVILSLLVCTVGIINAQLMSVTERFSEIGVMKCLGALDSMILRLFLLEATMQGLAGASAGALLGCFFSLLAGGIRFGFGSLGDLSLLSMLGSVGLAILAGCLLSLIGVFYPAWLAARMEPINAIRAEH